One Tripterygium wilfordii isolate XIE 37 chromosome 10, ASM1340144v1, whole genome shotgun sequence DNA segment encodes these proteins:
- the LOC120006896 gene encoding 11S globulin seed storage protein 1-like yields MAKTTSLLPLSLCFLVFFTGCLARQQWQQTQNQCQLDRIQALEPNNRVECEAGRIESWDPSHDQFQCAGVAVVRRKIEPNGLLLPHFSNSPQLIYIIKGRGINGAVISGCPETFQDSRGSSQQGQGRRRFQDQHQKIHHFREGDVLFIPAGIPYWAYNNGNEEVVSVSLIDVSNNANQLDLRPRKFHLAGNPEHDFEPQEEQRRRGEQGHSRGQQGSGQRSSCNNVFCGFDSRILAEAFNVDQKLIERIQNDNDDRGQIVKVKGGELQVVRPPSLQDERYEQEESPRRYGRGNGIEETLCSWRLKENIGDPSRADIYSPETGRISTVNSFNLPILRQYQLSAEYGVLKNNALMVPYYNLNAHSIVYAIRGRARIQIVDNYGQTVFDGELQQGQVLTVPQNFAIVKRAESERFEWVSFKTNDNAMISTLAGKTSAIRGIPADVLANAFQISREEASRLKFNRKESTVAQGSGSPGAGRRADA; encoded by the exons ATGGCTAAGACTACTTCCTTGCTCCCTCTTTCCCTATGCTTTCTTGTCTTCTTCACCGGCTGCTTAGCTCGCCAGCAATGGCAACAAACCCAGAATCAGTGCCAACTTGACAGGATCCAAGCACTCGAACCCAACAATCGCGTTGAGTGTGAGGCCGGAAGAATTGAGTCCTGGGACCCTAGCCATGACCAATTCCAGTGTGCTGGTGTTGCCGTAGTTCGCCGCAAGATTGAACCCAATGGCCTTCTATTGCCTCACTTCAGCAACTCTCCTCAACTCATATACATCATCAAAG GTAGGGGAATTAATGGCGCCGTCATCTCCGGTTGCCCTGAAACATTCCAAGATTCACGAGGATCATCCCAACAAGGACAAGGCAGACGTAGGTTCCAAGACCAGCACCAGAAGATTCATCATTTCCGTGAAGGAGATGTGTTGTTTATTCCTGCTGGAATTCCTTACTGGGCTTACAACAATGGCAACGAGGAGGTTGTCTCTGTCAGTCTCATCGATGTCAGCAACAACGCAAACCAGCTCGATCTCCGCCCGAGA AAATTCCACTTAGCTGGTAACCCAGAACACGATTTCGAGCCACAAGAGGAGCAGAGGAGACGCGGTGAACAAGGCCATAGCCGGGGACAGCAAGGAAGTGGACAGAGATCTTCTTGCAACAACGTTTTCTGCGGCTTCGATTCACGAATCCTGGCCGAGGCCTTTAACGTGGACCAGAAGCTTATTGAGAGGATTCAGAACGACAACGACGACAGAGGCCAAATTGTGAAAGTTAAAGGAGGTGAGCTTCAGGTGGTCAGGCCACCAAGCTTACAAGACGAGAGATACGAACAAGAAGAGAGCCCGAGAAGGTACGGACGTGGTAATGGAATTGAAGAGACTCTGTGCTCATGGAGGTTGAAGGAGAACATCGGCGATCCCTCACGCGCGGACATCTACTCGCCAGAAACTGGTCGCATCAGCACCGTTAACAGCTTCAACCTCCCTATCCTCCGGCAGTATCAACTCAGCGCCGAGTACGGCGTTCTCAAAAAT AATGCTTTAATGGTGCCCTACTACAACTTGAACGCACACAGCATCGTCTACGCGATCAGGGGCCGAGCGAGGATTCAGATAGTGGACAACTACGGCCAGACGGTGTTCGACGGAGAGCTCCAGCAGGGACAGGTCTTGACAGTGCCACAAAACTTCGCGATCGTTAAACGCGCTGAGAGCGAGAGATTCGAATGGGTTTCCTTCAAAACTAACGACAACGCCATGATCAGTACTCTGGCTGGAAAAACCTCGGCCATCAGAGGCATTCCAGCGGATGTTTTGGCCAACGCATTTCAGATCTCACGGGAGGAAGCTTCGAGGCTCAAGTTCAACAGAAAAGAGAGCACCGTGGCTCAGGGCAGTGGTTCTCCTGGAGCGGGAAGGAGGGCTGATGCTTGA
- the LOC120007897 gene encoding uncharacterized protein LOC120007897 produces MPFTAKIQPIDSHGLEEPILLEPVKPVVKSRWKRLFERQFLRNSVAEKTGATEELHLIKHGSTEFSEFEPSSVCLDKMVQNFLEENNEKHSTGVQYGRHRSNCFNRNGSDSSDDELDSFDGSKFSSSGEACEILKNLVLCASVCERNLLADTAKIVEKDKISKCKNNGCRKVVTDGLVALGYDASICKSSWEKSPSYPAGEYEYIDVIIKGERLLIDIDFRSEFEIARSTKEYKTVLQSLPYIFVGKADRLQRIIAVAAEAAKHSLKKKGMDVPPWRRTGYFNAKWLSPNIKTARATPPPPPAPAEDDDSDFKVEKKQSFAGTTTGIVNRCCAENTIDWTVLKESLFTLDEKSEEEKVPVVKGRILPAVVKSKSVRSGLASVIEDEP; encoded by the exons ATGCCTTTCACGGCGAAGATCCAGCCCATTGATTCTCACGGACTAGAAGAACCGATTCTGTTGGAGCCAGTGAAGCCGGTGGTGAAATCACGGTGGAAGAGGCTGTTCGAGCGCCAGTTCCTGAGAAACTCTGTTGCAGAAAAGACCGGCGCCACAGAGGAGCTGCATTTGATCAAACATGGCTCAACTGAATTCTCTGAGTTCGAGCCAAGCTCGGTCTGCTTGGATAAGATGGTGCAGAATTTCCTCGAGGAGAACAACGAGAAGCACTCAACTGGCGTGCAGTATGGCCGCCACCGTTCCAATTGCTTCAACCGTAATGGCAGCGATAGTTCTGATGACGAATTGGACTCTTTTGATGGCTCCAAATTTTCTTCCTCTGGCGAAGCGTGCGAAATTCTGAAG AATTTGGTCCTTTGTGCTAGTGTTTGTGAGAGGAATTTGCTAGCCGACACTGCAAAGATCGTCGAGAAGGACAAGATCTCCAAGTGCAAAAACAATGGCTGCAGGAAGGTTGTCACTGATGGATTGGTGGCTCTCGGATACGACGCTTCAATTTGCAAATCTAGCTGGGAAAAATCCCCCTCTTATCCAGCTG GGGAGTATGAATATATAGACGTGATAATCAAGGGCGAGAGATTGCTTATTGATATAGATTTCAGATCGGAATTTGAGATCGCTCGATCAACCAAGGAGTACAAAACTGTCCTCCAGTCCTTGCCTTACATCTTTGTCGGCAAGGCCGATCGTCTCCAAAGGATCATCGCCGTCGCGGCGGAGGCAGCAAAGCATAGCTTGAAGAAAAAGGGAATGGACGTTCCGCCTTGGCGACGTACCGGTTACTTCAATGCCAAATGGCTCTCCCCTAACATTAAAACCGCACGCGCcactccccctccccctcctgCTCCCGCAGAGGACGACGATTCCGATTTCAAAGTCGAAAAGAAGCAGTCTTTCGCTGGTACAACCACCGGCATCGTCAATCGGTGCTGTGCAGAGAACACGATTGATTGGACGGTATTGAAGGAATCTTTGTTTACTTTAGATGAGAAGTCTGAGGAAGAGAAGGTGCCGGTTGTGAAAGGACGGATACTACCGGCGGTGGTGAAATCAAAGAGTGTGCGATCTGGTTTGGCTTCAGTGATTGAAGACGAGCCATAA
- the LOC120007898 gene encoding histone H2A variant 1-like — translation MAGKGGKGLLAAKTTAANKDKDKDKKRQVSRSSRAGIQFPVGRIHRHLKTRTQANGRVGATAAVYLASILEYLTAEVLELAGNASKDLKVKRITPRHLQLAIRGDEELDTLIKGTIAGGGVIPHIHKSLINKTSKD, via the exons ATGGCTGGAAAAGGAGGGAAGGGGCTTCTGGCGGCGAAGACCACCGCGGCGAACAAGGATAAGGACAAGGACAAGAAACGGCAAGTTTCCCGGTCATCCCGAGCTGGTATTCAG TTTCCAGTGGGTCGGATTCATCGTCATCTGAAGACTAGGACTCAAGCAAATGGGAGAGTTGGAGCTACTGCTGCTGTCTACTTGGCTTCAATCCTGGAGTACCTGACTGCAGAGGTGCTTGAGCTTGCTGGCAATGCAAGCAAGGATTTGAAGGTGAAGAGAATCACTCCAAGGCATCTTCAGTTGGCCATTAGAGGGGATGAGGAGCTTGACACCCTCATCAAAGGAACCATTGCCGGGGGTGGTGTCATACCTCACATTCACAAGTCACTCATCAACAAAACCTCCAAAGATTAA